In the genome of Streptomyces sp. SAI-127, the window GACACCAGGGACGGGGGCCGCTGGCCGCCGACGCCGCCCACGCCGAGCGGCACGAAGAACCAGAACGCGGCATACAGCAGCGCACCCAGCCCGTCCGCCATGAACAGGCCCACGAAGACGAGCCGCACCCAGATCACGGGCAGCCCGAGATGCCCGGCGAGCCCCCGCGCCACACCACCCAGCCAGCGTCCGTCACTGCTGCGGTAGAGCTTGCGCGGCGGCCGCGGTTCGACGAGTGGCGCTGTGGCGGCTTCCGGCATGCCATCGATGGTCACACGGCCGGGGTGCGGGGGCATCAGGGTTGGCCCCCGAGACTCCCCTGATCTTCGATCGGCGTGCCGCCCGAACGCTTCCCTCCCCCCTTCTCGGGGCCGATATCAGGGTCCGGCCAGGGTCGTTCCGACTCCCGCCACGCCCCCGCGACCGTCACCATGGACACATGACAGATCACCAGCACGCCGCGGGCGCCGGATCCGGCGGAGGTCCGGACCCGGGCACCGGCCCCGGCGCGGGCATGCGGAAGGAAGAAGAAGGAGGCACACCGGCGGGCAGGCACACCGAGACCCTCGGGGGCCGGACACCGGCAGACGCCCCCGCCCCGCCCACCACCGCCCAGGACACGGCCCCCGCCGAGGACGCGCCCTCCGCCCCCCTCCGCTTCCGGCGGGACCGACGGCACAAGTTGCTCGCCGGGGTGTGTGCCGGGCTCGGGCGGCAGTGCGACATGGATCCGGTGATCTTCCGGATCACGCTCGCCGTGCTGTCGGCGACCGGCGGCATCGGCCTCATCTTCTACGGCTTCGCCTGGCTCCTCGTCCCCTATGACGACGAGGACGAGAACGAGGTGCGCAAGCTGCTCACCGGCCGGGTGGACGGCCAGGCCCTGACCGGCGTGCTGTTCGCCCTGGTCGGCTGCGGGGTGTTCCTCACCATGCTGAGCAACACCGGCGTGCTGACCTTCGCCGTGGTCCTCTCCCTGCTGCTCGCGGGCGCCGGGTACTGGTCGCGCAACCGCGGCACCCCCGACCCCGACCCGCTCTCCGCACAGGCCGTCGCCGACGCTCCGCCGGAGGCCCAGGCCCCGCCGGTGCCCGCCGGCTACCCGTCCTGGTGGCGCGACCCCATCGTCAAGGACGGCACACACGTCGGCGGCACGGGCTATCTGTGGGGGCCGGGGGACTCCCGGGACCGCGACATCGCGGCGGCCGTCAACATCGGCCTGGGCGCCTCCTGGAGCCGACGCGAGGACGTCCGCGCGGCCCACACCCGCGGGCCGAAGCCGCGCGGTCCCCGCTGGATCGGCGGCTGGGTCTTCCTCCTCGCCCTGCTGGCGGGCGGCCTCGGCACCGGAGCGACCTGGGAGAACCACGCCCTGGGCACCAGCCTGCAGACCGGTCTGTCCTGCGCGCTGATCGTCCTGGGCCTGGGCATAGCGATCAGTTCGTTCCTGGGCCGCACAGGAGCGGGCTCGATCTTCCTGGGAATCGTCACGGCCGGCCTGCTGGCCACCGCGGCCGCTCTCCCGAAGGACATCACCACCCACTGGGTCCGCACGAACTGGACACCGGCAGCCGTGCAGGACATCCGCCCGGAGTACGAACTCGGCACCGGCGTGGGCACCCTGGACCTGTCCCACCTCGATTTCACGAAGGGCCGGACAGTGACGACCCAGGCCGACGTAGGAGTGGGCCGGCTGGTGGTGATCGTGCCGGCCGACGTGACCGTGCAGGCGGTCATCGACGTGGGCGTGGGCGACATTCAATTGCCGGGCGACGACCAGGAGGACGTGGACGTGGCACCGGGCAAGCGCAAGGAGGTCACCCTGACACCGGTCTCGGGCGCCAAGAACAGCGCCACCCTCGACCTCGATCTGCGGGTCGGCATCGGCCAGGCGGAGGTGAGCCGTGCTGCGTCATGAGTTCCGGCCGGGAAAGCTGGTCGCCGGGTTCTTCCTGACCATCGCGGGCATCACCTACGCCGGTGACGCGGGCGACGCCTGGGACACTCCGTGGTTCGCGGTGATCCCCATGGTCGTGGGCGGCCTGTGCCTGGCAGGCGTGGTGGGCCTGCTGACCCGCGCCGTCCGCAACCGACGCGACAGCCGCCGTACGAGCACGCCACCGGAGGTCGACCAGACGCCCCAGCCGCCCGTACCCCACTGATCACGAGCAGGACGGCTGGTCAGGACGCCTCCCCGGTACGGAGACGACCCGCACCGGGCCACCGACCCTCCCCGCCACCGGTGGCTCCGCCGACCGGAGCTACCGGTAACTTCCCGCCCGCTGCCGTCGTCGGGCGCGCAAGGCGGCGTCCACGGAGAACACGGAGGCGCCCGCGAGGACGAGGGGCAGCCAGGCCATCAGGTAGGCGAGGTCGTTGCCGTAGTAGTAGGGGTCGGAGGCCCAGCTCACGGTCAGCCACAGGCTGAGCGAGATCAGCGCGCCGCCCAGAGCGGCCAGGCGGGCGAGGATGCCGAGCAGGGTGCCGATACCGACGGCGAGCTCGCCGAAGGCGATGGCATAGCCGAAGCCGACGGGGTTCTTCAGGGACAGGTCGACCAGTGCGGGGATGGCCGAGGAGTCCCGGACGCTGCGCATCATGTCGCCGACGGAGCCCGAGCCGGAGCTCTTCATGAAGGCACTGTCGGTCAGCTTGTCCAGGCCCGCGTAGATGAAGGTGACACCGAGGAAAATGCGCAGTGGCACCAGGGCGTACTGGCTGATGCTGTCCCGCCAGGACCGTTCTTCGCCGTAGTAGGGGGCGTGCGTGTCCGTACGAAAACTGTGAGTCATCGCTCCGAGCCGCCTCTCACCAGCATGCCGAGACCCCTCACCAGACGATACGCACGAAGGGGCCCCGGTGCTCAATGCGATGTCGAGTTTGTGCGCGCAGTTCTCACCTCGGACGACGCGAACCCTCGCCGCTCAGTCCGTCACATCGATCGCGTACCGGTTCGTCTCCGCCCCCGCGGCCGTCACCACCTGCACCTCCACCCGCCCCGGCTCCACATCCGCCGGCACCGGCACGGTGAGCACCTCGTCCGTGGGGTTGCTGAAGCCCCCGGCCACCGGCACCAGCGGCACATGCACGTTCACCGGCCCGATCCGTACCACCATCCGGGACAGCCGATCCGCCCGCTGCGCCCCCGGCGGCACGAACCCGGCGCCGCGGATCTCGATGTCGTCGCCGGTACGGATCGGCCCGTCCAGATCTCCGGCCTCACGCGAGCGCACCACGGACAGGATCACCGGCCGCCCGCCCTCCGCGTACTTCCCCGCCACATAGGTGGCCGCGGACACCAGCACCACCACCGCCAGCCCCCACGGCAGATCCGGCAACTGATCCGGCCGCCGGGCCAGCCGTACACCCGCGAACAGCAGAGCGACCGCGCCGATCACGACGTACTGGATGTCGGCGAAGGTCCCCCGCCCGGAGTCGTCCGTCAGCAGGTCGGCGGCGCGGGGACGATCCGCCCGCACCTTCTGCAACCGCTGCCCGAGCACCCGCAGCCCGACCACCCGCCGCACCAGCACGGCGATCCCGCAGACCACGGCCAGCACGGTCACGACGCCCGCGCCGCGGGCCAGTTCGAGCCCGGAGAGCAGCGCGTCCCGCTCACGACCGTCGGAGGCCGCGGCCAGCCGGCCCACCAGCAGCAGCACCGCGTAGGCGACGAACAGCGTCCACGCCACCGCGACGGCCCGCGAGGTGGAC includes:
- a CDS encoding PspC domain-containing protein, with translation MTDHQHAAGAGSGGGPDPGTGPGAGMRKEEEGGTPAGRHTETLGGRTPADAPAPPTTAQDTAPAEDAPSAPLRFRRDRRHKLLAGVCAGLGRQCDMDPVIFRITLAVLSATGGIGLIFYGFAWLLVPYDDEDENEVRKLLTGRVDGQALTGVLFALVGCGVFLTMLSNTGVLTFAVVLSLLLAGAGYWSRNRGTPDPDPLSAQAVADAPPEAQAPPVPAGYPSWWRDPIVKDGTHVGGTGYLWGPGDSRDRDIAAAVNIGLGASWSRREDVRAAHTRGPKPRGPRWIGGWVFLLALLAGGLGTGATWENHALGTSLQTGLSCALIVLGLGIAISSFLGRTGAGSIFLGIVTAGLLATAAALPKDITTHWVRTNWTPAAVQDIRPEYELGTGVGTLDLSHLDFTKGRTVTTQADVGVGRLVVIVPADVTVQAVIDVGVGDIQLPGDDQEDVDVAPGKRKEVTLTPVSGAKNSATLDLDLRVGIGQAEVSRAAS
- a CDS encoding DoxX family protein; its protein translation is MTHSFRTDTHAPYYGEERSWRDSISQYALVPLRIFLGVTFIYAGLDKLTDSAFMKSSGSGSVGDMMRSVRDSSAIPALVDLSLKNPVGFGYAIAFGELAVGIGTLLGILARLAALGGALISLSLWLTVSWASDPYYYGNDLAYLMAWLPLVLAGASVFSVDAALRARRRQRAGSYR